Proteins encoded by one window of Enterobacter hormaechei subsp. xiangfangensis:
- the mlaD gene encoding outer membrane lipid asymmetry maintenance protein MlaD translates to MQTRKNEIWVGVFLLLALLAALFICLRAADITSVRAEPTYRIYATFDNIGGLKARSPVRIGGVVIGRVADITLDEKTYLPRVAMDIEERYNHIPDTSSLSIRTSGLLGEQYLALNVGFEDPELGTTILKDGSVIQDTKSAMVLEDMIGQFLYNSKGGDKKSDDAPAQSEDHTNVEPTPGATN, encoded by the coding sequence ATGCAAACGAGAAAAAATGAAATTTGGGTTGGCGTGTTTCTGCTTCTGGCGCTGCTGGCCGCGCTGTTCATCTGCCTGCGAGCGGCGGACATCACCTCTGTTCGCGCCGAGCCGACGTACCGTATCTACGCGACTTTCGATAACATCGGCGGCCTGAAAGCGCGCTCACCGGTGCGTATTGGTGGCGTCGTTATCGGACGTGTCGCCGACATTACGCTTGATGAGAAAACCTATCTGCCGCGCGTCGCGATGGATATCGAAGAGCGCTATAACCACATTCCGGACACCAGCTCGCTTTCTATCCGCACCTCTGGCCTGCTGGGGGAGCAATATCTGGCCCTTAACGTTGGTTTTGAAGATCCTGAGCTGGGAACGACTATCCTTAAAGACGGTAGCGTAATCCAGGATACCAAGTCAGCGATGGTGCTGGAAGATATGATTGGTCAGTTCCTTTACAACAGTAAAGGGGGTGATAAAAAGTCTGACGATGCCCCTGCGCAGAGTGAAGACCACACCAACGTCGAACCGACGCCAGGCGCGACGAATTAA
- the kdsD gene encoding arabinose-5-phosphate isomerase KdsD: MSQIELQPGFDFQKAGKDVLEIEREGLAQLDQYINQDFSLACEKMFYCAGKVVVMGMGKSGHIGRKMAATFASTGTSSFFVHPGEAAHGDLGMVTPQDVVIALSNSGESNEILALIPVLKRLHVPLICMTSRPESSMARAADIHLCVKVPKEACPLGLAPTSSTTAALVMGDALAVALLEARGFTPEDFALSHPGGALGRKLLLRVNDIMHTGDEIPHVSKEASLRDALLEITRKNLGMTVICDDLMKIQGIFTDGDLRRVFDMGVDVRTLGIADVMTPGGIRVRPGTLAVDVLNLMQSRHITSVMVADGDQLLGVVHMHDLLRAGVV, translated from the coding sequence ATGTCGCAAATAGAATTGCAGCCGGGTTTTGACTTTCAGAAAGCAGGCAAAGACGTTCTGGAGATTGAACGTGAAGGTCTGGCGCAGTTAGATCAGTACATTAATCAGGATTTTAGTCTGGCCTGTGAGAAGATGTTCTACTGCGCCGGTAAAGTCGTGGTGATGGGGATGGGCAAATCCGGCCATATCGGGCGCAAAATGGCGGCGACCTTTGCCAGTACCGGCACGTCGTCATTCTTCGTTCATCCCGGTGAAGCCGCGCACGGTGACCTCGGCATGGTTACGCCGCAGGACGTGGTTATTGCGCTGTCCAACTCCGGGGAATCGAATGAAATCCTGGCGTTGATCCCGGTGCTGAAGCGTCTGCACGTACCGCTGATTTGCATGACCAGCCGCCCGGAAAGCAGCATGGCGCGCGCGGCGGATATTCACCTGTGCGTGAAGGTGCCTAAAGAAGCCTGCCCGCTGGGGCTGGCGCCGACCTCCAGCACAACCGCCGCGCTGGTGATGGGCGATGCCCTTGCCGTTGCGCTGCTGGAAGCCCGCGGTTTTACGCCAGAAGATTTCGCCCTGTCTCACCCCGGCGGCGCGCTCGGGCGCAAACTGCTGCTGCGGGTTAACGATATTATGCACACCGGGGATGAGATCCCGCACGTCAGCAAAGAGGCCTCTTTGCGCGACGCGTTACTGGAGATCACCCGTAAAAACCTGGGCATGACGGTTATCTGCGACGATCTGATGAAGATTCAGGGCATTTTCACCGACGGCGACCTGCGCCGGGTATTCGATATGGGTGTGGATGTCCGAACGCTGGGCATCGCTGATGTAATGACACCAGGAGGGATCCGCGTCCGTCCGGGTACGCTGGCGGTAGATGTACTGAACCTGATGCAGTCCCGTCATATTACCTCAGTGATGGTTGCCGATGGCGACCAACTGCTGGGTGTGGTACATATGCATGATCTGCTGCGCGCTGGCGTAGTGTAA
- the ispB gene encoding octaprenyl diphosphate synthase, which translates to MNLEKINELTAQDMAGVNAAILEQLNSDVQLINQLGYYIVSGGGKRIRPMIAILAARAVGYQGNAHVTIAALIEFIHTATLLHDDVVDESDMRRGKATANAAFGNAASVLVGDFIYTRAFQMMTSLGSLKVLEVMSEAVNVIAEGEVLQLMNVNDPDITEENYMRVIYSKTARLFEAAAQCSGILAGCSEAEEKGLQDYGRYLGTAFQLIDDLLDYSADGETLGKNVGDDLNEGKPTLPLLHAMRNGTPEQAKMIREAIEQGNGRHLLEPVLETMAICGSLEWTRQRAEEEADKAIAAIQIIPDSPWRDALIGLAHIAVQRDR; encoded by the coding sequence ATGAATTTAGAAAAAATCAATGAGTTAACCGCGCAAGATATGGCGGGTGTGAATGCAGCAATCCTGGAGCAACTCAACTCTGACGTTCAGCTGATCAATCAGTTGGGCTATTACATCGTCAGCGGCGGCGGTAAACGTATTCGTCCGATGATTGCCATTCTGGCCGCACGCGCGGTTGGCTATCAGGGAAATGCCCATGTCACGATCGCGGCGCTGATCGAATTTATCCACACCGCCACCCTGCTTCACGACGATGTTGTGGATGAATCAGACATGCGTCGTGGCAAAGCCACCGCCAACGCCGCGTTTGGTAATGCGGCAAGCGTTCTGGTAGGCGATTTTATCTATACCCGAGCCTTCCAGATGATGACCAGCCTTGGCTCGCTGAAGGTGCTGGAAGTGATGTCAGAAGCCGTGAACGTTATCGCTGAAGGTGAAGTCCTACAGCTGATGAACGTCAACGACCCGGACATCACCGAAGAAAACTATATGCGGGTGATTTACAGCAAGACCGCACGTCTGTTCGAAGCCGCCGCGCAGTGCTCTGGCATTCTGGCTGGCTGTAGCGAAGCGGAGGAAAAAGGCCTTCAGGACTATGGCCGTTACCTCGGCACCGCGTTCCAGTTGATTGATGATTTGCTGGACTACAGCGCGGATGGCGAAACGCTCGGTAAAAACGTCGGCGATGACCTGAACGAAGGCAAGCCAACGCTGCCGCTGCTCCACGCGATGCGCAATGGTACACCAGAGCAGGCGAAAATGATCCGGGAGGCTATCGAGCAGGGAAATGGACGCCATCTTCTGGAACCGGTACTGGAAACAATGGCAATCTGCGGCTCCCTGGAATGGACGCGTCAGCGCGCTGAAGAAGAAGCGGACAAAGCCATTGCCGCTATTCAGATCATTCCCGACAGCCCATGGCGTGATGCGCTAATCGGCCTCGCGCACATCGCCGTCCAGCGCGACCGTTAA
- the sfsB gene encoding DNA-binding transcriptional regulator SfsB produces the protein MDTKFIDWHSADIIAALRKKGTSLAAESRRHGLSSSTLANALTRPWPKGELIIATALDTHPWVIWPSRYHDPITHEFIDRTRMMRQSKTKKAHQD, from the coding sequence ATGGATACAAAATTCATCGACTGGCATTCTGCTGACATTATTGCGGCACTGCGTAAAAAAGGAACTTCGCTGGCTGCCGAATCACGTCGTCATGGGCTGAGCTCGTCGACGCTGGCAAACGCCCTGACCCGCCCATGGCCGAAGGGGGAACTGATTATCGCGACGGCGCTGGATACGCATCCGTGGGTGATATGGCCGTCACGCTACCACGATCCCATCACCCATGAATTTATCGACAGAACGCGCATGATGCGCCAGAGCAAAACGAAGAAAGCGCATCAGGACTGA
- the rpmA gene encoding 50S ribosomal protein L27, producing the protein MAHKKAGGSTRNGRDSEAKRLGVKRFGGESVLAGSIIVRQRGTKFHAGTNVGCGRDHTLFAKADGKVKFEVKGPNNRKYISIVAE; encoded by the coding sequence ATGGCACATAAAAAGGCTGGCGGCTCCACACGTAACGGTCGCGATTCAGAAGCTAAACGCCTGGGCGTTAAGCGTTTCGGTGGCGAATCCGTTCTGGCGGGTAGCATCATCGTTCGTCAGCGTGGCACCAAGTTCCACGCGGGTACCAACGTAGGTTGCGGTCGTGACCACACTCTGTTTGCTAAAGCAGACGGTAAAGTGAAATTTGAAGTTAAAGGCCCGAACAACCGTAAATACATCAGCATCGTTGCTGAGTAA
- the mlaB gene encoding lipid asymmetry maintenance protein MlaB yields MSQQLSWARDGETLTLTGELDQDLLNPLWDARHNAMQGVTLIDLHGVTRVDTAGIALLAHLVATGKKQGSSVTLTGVSDNVITLAQLYNLPEDVLPR; encoded by the coding sequence ATGTCACAGCAGCTTAGCTGGGCGCGTGACGGCGAGACGTTGACGCTGACGGGAGAGCTGGATCAGGATCTGCTTAACCCGCTGTGGGACGCTCGCCATAACGCGATGCAGGGCGTGACGCTGATTGATCTCCATGGCGTCACGCGGGTAGATACCGCCGGTATCGCCCTGCTGGCGCACCTGGTGGCCACGGGCAAAAAGCAGGGGAGTAGCGTCACCCTGACGGGGGTAAGCGATAACGTGATTACCCTTGCACAGCTTTACAATTTGCCCGAAGACGTATTACCTCGCTAA
- the mlaC gene encoding phospholipid-binding protein MlaC — translation MFKRLLMVAMLVIAPLTAAHAADQSNPYKLMNEAAKKTFDRLKNEQPKIRSNPDYLRDVVDQELLPYVQIKYAGALVLGRYYKDATPAQREAYFAAFREYLKQAYGQALAMYHGQTYQIAPEQPLGDATIIPIRVTIIDPNGRPPVRLDFQWRKNSQTGNWQAYDMIAEGVSMITTKQNEWSDLLRTKGIDGLTAQLQSISRQKITLDEKK, via the coding sequence ATGTTTAAACGACTGTTAATGGTTGCCATGCTGGTCATTGCCCCTCTTACCGCGGCGCACGCTGCGGATCAGAGTAACCCGTACAAACTGATGAATGAGGCCGCGAAGAAAACCTTCGACCGTCTTAAAAACGAACAGCCAAAAATCCGTTCTAACCCTGATTATCTACGTGATGTGGTGGATCAGGAGCTGCTGCCGTATGTGCAGATCAAGTACGCGGGCGCACTGGTGCTGGGCCGTTACTACAAAGACGCGACCCCGGCGCAGCGCGAGGCTTACTTTGCGGCGTTCCGTGAATACCTGAAACAGGCTTACGGCCAGGCGCTGGCGATGTATCACGGGCAGACCTATCAGATTGCCCCTGAACAACCGCTGGGCGATGCCACTATCATTCCTATTCGCGTGACGATTATCGATCCAAACGGTCGTCCACCGGTTCGTCTGGACTTCCAGTGGCGTAAAAACAGTCAGACCGGAAACTGGCAGGCGTACGACATGATCGCTGAAGGCGTCAGCATGATCACCACTAAACAGAACGAGTGGAGCGATCTGCTGCGCACTAAAGGCATTGATGGCCTGACGGCTCAGCTTCAGTCCATCTCTCGTCAGAAAATTACCCTGGACGAGAAGAAGTAA
- a CDS encoding calcium/sodium antiporter codes for MLLATALLIIGLLLVVYSADRLVFAASILCRLIGMPPIIIGMTVVSVGTSLPEIIVSVSASLHGQVDLAIGTAIGSNIVNILLILGLAALLHPFRVHSDVLRRELPLMLVVSLLAGYVLYDGVLSVGDGIFLLALAVIWLLYSVKIARLAEKQGNDSLTREHLAELPREGTLPVALLWLGVALIIMPMATRMVVDNATVLANAFAMSELTIGLTVIAIGTSLPELATAIAGARKGEDDIAIGNIIGSNIFNIVIVTGLPALISPGPFNPMVFTRDYGVMLLVSVIFALLCWRRKEQIGKGAGALLTGGFIVWLAMLYWLSPLLSG; via the coding sequence ATGCTTTTAGCAACAGCACTGTTAATAATTGGTTTACTGTTGGTGGTCTACAGTGCTGACCGTTTGGTCTTTGCCGCATCCATTCTCTGTCGACTCATTGGCATGCCGCCCATCATTATCGGCATGACGGTGGTCAGTGTAGGCACATCGCTTCCTGAAATCATCGTTTCTGTTTCAGCCTCGTTGCATGGCCAGGTTGACCTCGCTATCGGCACCGCGATTGGCTCTAACATCGTCAATATCTTGCTGATTTTAGGCTTAGCCGCATTACTGCATCCATTTCGCGTACATTCCGATGTTTTGCGTCGTGAATTGCCGCTAATGTTAGTCGTCAGTCTGCTGGCGGGCTATGTGCTTTATGACGGGGTGCTGAGCGTCGGTGACGGTATATTCCTGCTCGCCCTGGCCGTGATCTGGTTGCTTTACAGCGTGAAGATCGCACGTCTGGCGGAAAAACAGGGTAACGATAGCCTCACGCGTGAGCACCTCGCCGAGCTGCCCCGGGAAGGGACCTTACCCGTCGCCCTGCTGTGGCTGGGCGTCGCGCTGATTATCATGCCAATGGCCACGCGGATGGTGGTCGATAACGCGACGGTGCTGGCGAACGCGTTTGCGATGAGCGAACTGACAATCGGTCTGACGGTCATCGCTATCGGCACCAGCCTGCCAGAGCTGGCTACCGCCATCGCCGGGGCGCGTAAAGGGGAAGATGATATCGCCATCGGCAATATCATTGGCTCGAATATTTTCAATATCGTGATCGTGACGGGGCTGCCGGCGTTAATTTCGCCGGGACCGTTTAACCCTATGGTTTTCACGCGCGATTACGGTGTGATGCTGCTGGTCAGCGTGATTTTCGCCCTGCTCTGCTGGCGGCGAAAAGAGCAGATCGGCAAAGGCGCGGGCGCGCTGCTGACGGGTGGATTTATCGTATGGCTGGCGATGCTGTACTGGCTCTCGCCACTTCTCTCTGGGTAA
- the rplU gene encoding 50S ribosomal protein L21, with protein sequence MYAVFQSGGKQHRVSEGQTVRLEKLDIATGESVEFAEVLMIANGEEVKIGVPFVDGGVIKAEVVAHGRGEKVKIVKFRRRKHYRKQQGHRQWFTDVKITGISA encoded by the coding sequence ATGTACGCGGTTTTCCAAAGTGGTGGTAAACAACACCGAGTAAGCGAAGGTCAGACCGTTCGCCTGGAAAAGCTGGACATCGCAACTGGCGAATCTGTTGAGTTCGCTGAAGTTCTGATGATCGCAAACGGTGAAGAAGTCAAAATCGGCGTTCCTTTCGTTGATGGCGGCGTTATCAAAGCTGAAGTTGTTGCTCACGGTCGTGGCGAGAAAGTTAAAATCGTTAAGTTTCGTCGTCGTAAACACTATCGTAAGCAGCAGGGCCACCGTCAGTGGTTCACTGATGTGAAAATTACTGGCATCAGCGCCTAA
- the mlaE gene encoding lipid asymmetry maintenance ABC transporter permease subunit MlaE, which translates to MLLNALAGLGHRGLKTISTFGRAGLMLFNALVGKPEFRKHAPLLVRQLYNVGVLSMLIIIVSGLFIGMVLGLQGYLVLTTYSAETSLGMLVALSLLRELGPVVAALLFAGRAGSALTAEIGLMRATEQLSSMEMMAVDPLRRVISPRFWAGVISLPLLTILFVAVGIWGGALVGVNWKGIDAGFFWSAMQDAIDLRMDLVNCLIKSVVFAVTVTWIALFNGYDAIPTSAGISRATTRTVVHSSLAVLGLDFVLTALMFGN; encoded by the coding sequence ATGCTGTTAAATGCGTTGGCGGGTCTTGGACACCGTGGCCTAAAAACCATCAGTACGTTCGGGCGTGCCGGATTAATGTTGTTCAACGCGCTGGTCGGCAAACCGGAGTTCCGCAAGCATGCGCCGTTACTGGTGCGGCAGCTTTATAACGTCGGCGTGCTGTCGATGCTTATCATCATCGTGTCGGGTCTGTTTATTGGCATGGTGCTGGGGTTGCAGGGGTATCTGGTACTGACAACCTACAGCGCGGAAACCAGCCTTGGCATGCTGGTGGCGCTCTCGCTGCTGCGTGAACTCGGGCCGGTGGTTGCCGCGCTGCTGTTCGCCGGGCGTGCCGGGTCAGCGTTGACGGCGGAAATTGGCCTGATGCGCGCCACCGAGCAGCTCTCCAGTATGGAGATGATGGCAGTCGATCCGCTGCGTCGGGTGATCTCGCCGCGCTTCTGGGCCGGGGTTATCTCCTTGCCGTTACTGACTATCCTCTTTGTGGCGGTAGGTATCTGGGGAGGCGCGCTGGTTGGCGTTAACTGGAAAGGCATTGATGCCGGATTCTTCTGGTCTGCCATGCAGGACGCCATCGATCTGCGGATGGATCTGGTGAACTGTCTGATCAAGAGCGTGGTTTTCGCTGTGACGGTTACCTGGATTGCGTTGTTTAATGGTTACGATGCCATTCCGACGTCGGCGGGCATTAGCCGTGCAACGACGCGTACTGTCGTACATTCGTCGCTGGCCGTTTTAGGTCTGGATTTTGTGCTCACCGCACTGATGTTTGGGAATTGA
- the murA gene encoding UDP-N-acetylglucosamine 1-carboxyvinyltransferase: protein MDKFRVQGPTRLQGEVTISGAKNAALPILFAALLAEEPVEIQNVPKLKDIDTTMKLLGQLGTKVERNGSVWIDASNVNNFSAPYELVKTMRASIWALGPLVARFGQGQVSLPGGCAIGARPVDLHIFGLEKLGAEIKLEEGYVKASVNGRLKGAHIVMDKVSVGATVTIMSAATLAEGTTIIENAAREPEIVDTANFLVALGAKISGQGTDRITIEGVERLGGGVYRVLPDRIETGTFLVAAAISGGKIVCRNAQPDTLDAVLAKLRDAGADIEIGEDWISLDMHGQRPKAVNVRTAPHPAFPTDMQAQFTLLNLVAEGTGFITETIFENRFMHVPELIRMGAHAEIESNTVICHGVEKLSGAQVMATDLRASASLVLAGCIAEGTTVVDRIYHIDRGYERIEDKLRALGANIERVKGE from the coding sequence ATGGATAAATTTCGTGTACAGGGACCTACGCGTCTCCAGGGCGAAGTCACAATTTCTGGCGCTAAAAACGCCGCGCTGCCCATTCTTTTCGCTGCGCTGCTCGCAGAAGAGCCGGTAGAGATCCAGAACGTACCGAAGCTGAAAGATATCGACACGACCATGAAGTTGCTCGGCCAGTTGGGCACCAAAGTGGAGCGTAACGGTTCCGTCTGGATCGATGCCAGCAACGTGAACAACTTCTCAGCGCCGTATGAGCTGGTGAAAACCATGCGTGCGTCCATCTGGGCGCTTGGTCCGCTGGTGGCGCGTTTCGGTCAGGGACAGGTTTCACTGCCTGGCGGATGCGCTATCGGCGCGCGTCCCGTTGACCTGCATATCTTCGGCCTGGAAAAACTCGGCGCGGAGATCAAGCTGGAAGAGGGTTACGTTAAAGCATCCGTCAATGGTCGTCTGAAAGGCGCGCACATTGTCATGGACAAAGTGAGCGTGGGCGCAACGGTCACCATCATGTCGGCTGCTACGCTGGCAGAAGGCACTACCATCATCGAAAACGCCGCCCGTGAGCCGGAGATCGTGGATACTGCAAACTTCCTGGTCGCGCTGGGAGCGAAGATCAGCGGGCAGGGCACAGACCGTATCACCATCGAAGGCGTTGAACGTCTGGGTGGCGGTGTGTATCGCGTACTGCCAGACCGTATCGAAACCGGCACTTTCCTGGTGGCCGCGGCCATTTCTGGCGGTAAGATTGTCTGCCGTAACGCCCAGCCGGATACCCTGGATGCGGTGCTGGCGAAGCTGCGCGATGCGGGTGCGGACATTGAAATCGGTGAAGACTGGATCAGCCTGGATATGCACGGGCAGCGTCCTAAAGCCGTTAACGTGCGTACTGCGCCACATCCGGCATTCCCGACGGATATGCAGGCACAGTTCACGCTGTTGAACCTGGTGGCCGAAGGCACGGGTTTCATCACGGAAACCATCTTCGAAAACCGTTTTATGCACGTACCGGAACTGATCCGTATGGGTGCGCATGCTGAGATTGAAAGCAACACGGTAATTTGCCACGGCGTTGAAAAACTGTCCGGTGCGCAGGTGATGGCGACCGATCTGCGCGCATCTGCGAGCCTCGTACTGGCAGGTTGTATTGCGGAAGGGACTACCGTTGTCGATCGTATCTACCACATCGATCGTGGTTACGAGCGTATTGAGGATAAACTGCGCGCGCTGGGTGCAAATATCGAGCGTGTGAAGGGCGAGTAA
- a CDS encoding DMT family transporter, whose protein sequence is MKQQAGIGILLALTTAMCWGALPIAMKQVLEVMEPPTVVFYRFLMASIGLGAILAVKGKLPPLRIFRKPRWLVLLAIATGGLFGNFILFSSSLQYLSPTASQVIGQLSPVGMMVASVFILKEKMRGTQIIGASMLLCGLVMFFNTSLIEIFTRLTDYTWGVIFGVGAATVWVSYGVAQKVLLRRLASQQILFLLYTLCTLALLPLAKPGVITQLSDWQLACLIFCGLNTLVGYGALAEAMARWQAAQVSALITLTPLFTLLFSDLLSMAWPDVFVKPMLNLLGYLGAFVVVAGAMYSAIGHRLWGRWRKNEAVVIVPRSGE, encoded by the coding sequence ATGAAGCAGCAGGCCGGCATTGGTATTCTTTTGGCGCTCACTACCGCAATGTGCTGGGGTGCGCTGCCAATTGCAATGAAGCAGGTACTGGAAGTCATGGAGCCACCGACGGTGGTGTTTTATCGCTTCCTGATGGCAAGCATAGGCCTGGGCGCCATTCTGGCCGTCAAAGGTAAGCTGCCACCGCTGCGCATCTTTCGAAAACCGCGTTGGCTGGTGTTACTGGCTATCGCGACGGGCGGTCTGTTCGGTAACTTCATTCTGTTCAGCTCTTCCCTGCAATATCTTAGCCCTACAGCGTCGCAGGTGATTGGTCAGCTTTCACCGGTCGGCATGATGGTCGCCAGCGTATTCATCCTCAAGGAGAAGATGCGCGGCACGCAGATCATCGGGGCAAGTATGCTGCTTTGCGGGCTGGTGATGTTCTTTAACACCAGCCTGATTGAGATTTTTACCCGCCTGACGGATTACACCTGGGGTGTCATTTTTGGGGTGGGCGCAGCAACGGTCTGGGTGAGTTATGGCGTCGCGCAAAAGGTGTTATTGCGCCGTCTTGCCTCACAGCAGATCCTCTTTTTGCTGTACACTTTGTGTACACTGGCATTATTGCCTTTAGCGAAGCCGGGTGTAATTACCCAGCTCAGCGACTGGCAACTGGCGTGCCTCATTTTTTGTGGGCTGAATACGCTGGTCGGTTATGGCGCGCTGGCTGAAGCCATGGCGCGCTGGCAGGCAGCACAGGTGAGCGCCTTAATCACGCTTACCCCGCTGTTTACGCTGTTATTTTCAGATTTATTATCAATGGCCTGGCCCGATGTCTTCGTCAAGCCGATGCTCAACCTGTTGGGTTATCTCGGTGCGTTTGTCGTGGTTGCGGGCGCGATGTATTCCGCCATTGGTCATCGTCTCTGGGGGCGTTGGCGCAAAAATGAAGCGGTTGTAATAGTCCCCCGCTCAGGCGAATGA
- the ibaG gene encoding BolA family iron metabolism protein IbaG — protein sequence MENNEIQTVLMNALSLQEAHVSGDGSHFQVIAVGEMFDGMSRVKKQQAVYAPLMEYIADNRIHALSIKAFTPQEWARDRKLNGF from the coding sequence ATGGAAAATAATGAAATCCAGACTGTGCTGATGAATGCACTCTCCCTTCAGGAAGCCCACGTCTCTGGCGATGGCAGTCACTTCCAGGTTATTGCTGTGGGTGAGATGTTCGACGGAATGAGTCGCGTGAAGAAACAGCAGGCTGTGTACGCGCCGCTGATGGAATACATTGCGGATAACCGCATCCACGCCCTGTCGATTAAAGCGTTCACCCCACAGGAGTGGGCACGCGATCGCAAACTAAACGGTTTTTGA
- the kdsC gene encoding 3-deoxy-manno-octulosonate-8-phosphatase KdsC produces the protein MSNAGASLATCYGPVSAHMMSKAENIRLLILDVDGVLSDGLIYMGNNGEELKAFNVRDGYGIRCALTSGIEVAIITGRKAKLVEDRCETLGITHLYQGQSDKMVAFRDLLGKLAIAPENVAYVGDDLIDWPVMAEVGLSIAVADAHPLLIPRADYVTHIHGGRGAVREVCDLLLLAQGKLDEAKGQSI, from the coding sequence ATGAGTAATGCGGGTGCATCCCTTGCAACCTGTTATGGCCCGGTGAGCGCCCACATGATGTCAAAGGCGGAAAATATCCGCCTGCTGATCCTCGATGTGGATGGTGTGCTCTCCGACGGTCTGATTTATATGGGCAATAACGGCGAAGAGCTGAAAGCCTTTAACGTTCGCGACGGTTACGGTATCCGCTGTGCGCTCACGTCCGGTATTGAAGTTGCAATCATCACCGGGCGGAAAGCTAAACTGGTAGAAGATCGGTGTGAAACGCTGGGCATTACGCATCTCTATCAGGGACAGTCTGATAAGATGGTAGCCTTCCGGGATTTGCTGGGAAAACTGGCCATTGCGCCAGAGAATGTGGCATACGTCGGGGATGATTTGATCGACTGGCCAGTCATGGCGGAGGTGGGTCTGAGCATCGCCGTGGCTGACGCGCACCCGCTGCTGATCCCGCGTGCTGATTACGTTACCCATATTCACGGTGGCCGTGGCGCCGTCCGTGAAGTCTGCGATCTGCTTCTGCTGGCGCAGGGCAAGCTTGATGAGGCGAAAGGGCAATCGATATGA
- the mlaF gene encoding phospholipid ABC transporter ATP-binding protein MlaF, with product MSQTMANIVDVRGVSFSRGNRLIFDDISLTVPRGKITAIMGPSGIGKTTLLRLIGGQIPPDSGEILFDGENVPAMSRSRLYTVRKRMSMLFQSGALFTDMNVFDNVAYPLREHTHLPPALLHSTVMMKLEAVGLRGAAKLMPSELSGGMARRAALARAIALEPDLIMFDEPFVGQDPITMGVLVKLISELNSALGVTCVVVSHDVPEVLSIADYAYIVADKKIVAHGSAQALQENGDPRVRQFLDGIADGPVPFRYPAGDYHDDLLGIGS from the coding sequence ATGAGCCAAACGATGGCGAATATAGTCGATGTCCGGGGCGTCAGTTTTTCTCGCGGCAACCGGTTAATATTTGATGATATTTCGCTGACCGTGCCGCGCGGTAAAATCACCGCCATCATGGGGCCGTCAGGGATCGGTAAAACCACGTTGCTGCGTCTTATCGGCGGGCAAATCCCCCCTGACAGCGGCGAAATTCTCTTCGACGGCGAAAACGTCCCGGCGATGTCTCGCTCGCGCCTCTACACGGTTCGCAAACGGATGAGCATGCTCTTTCAGTCGGGTGCGCTGTTCACCGATATGAACGTTTTTGACAACGTGGCCTATCCGCTGCGTGAGCACACCCATCTTCCTCCTGCGCTGTTGCACAGCACGGTGATGATGAAGCTTGAAGCCGTGGGGCTGCGGGGGGCTGCGAAACTCATGCCGTCCGAACTCTCGGGTGGGATGGCGCGCCGCGCCGCGCTGGCGCGTGCTATTGCCCTGGAACCCGATTTAATCATGTTCGATGAACCGTTCGTCGGGCAGGACCCCATCACCATGGGCGTGCTGGTGAAGTTAATTTCGGAGCTGAACAGCGCCCTTGGCGTCACCTGCGTGGTGGTTTCCCACGACGTGCCGGAAGTGCTGAGCATTGCTGATTACGCCTATATTGTGGCTGACAAAAAGATCGTCGCCCACGGCAGCGCCCAGGCGTTGCAGGAGAATGGCGATCCGCGCGTGCGGCAGTTCCTGGACGGTATCGCAGATGGGCCGGTGCCTTTCCGCTATCCGGCGGGCGACTATCATGACGATTTACTGGGAATAGGGAGTTAA